ATTTAACTTCGATATTTGCACTAAAACTATGACCTTCAATTGCATGGGCAATTTCAGAATGGTATAGGTGCGGATAATTAATGGATTTCAAAAACTCAATGGCACCTTCTGCTGACAAACGTGAAGCTTTACTTCGAAGAGGACTATCTTTTGGCACAATAACAAAATCATGAAGCCACGCTGCCGGAATAATTATTTCAAGTCTTCCGTTTTCTAGTTCACATAGTTTTTTAGACAATGAAACTACTCTTTTAAAATGCAACAAATCATGAGCTGGATCATCAGACGTTGCCACTCCTGAAATTTTCGCTTCAAAAATATTTTCCCATTCAATAAAATTACTTTTTTCCATTTTGTGACCCACTATCCTTCATCAAATCCCGTATCATATCACTCCACACTGGGTCAATCATCTCGTCAGTTTTTGTGGTTAATCGACCTTACATTAATAGAAAGATTTTATTTGGGAACTTTCTAAAATTAGTACCAGCAAATCAAACTCTATCTACAGCAGATCACTCATCTTATAGAGGTGGAATCTACTCTTTTGGGAGCCGCAGTGGGCATCTTTTCTAACCCTTTCTTCCTATATAGATG
The DNA window shown above is from Deltaproteobacteria bacterium and carries:
- a CDS encoding HD domain-containing protein is translated as MEKSNFIEWENIFEAKISGVATSDDPAHDLLHFKRVVSLSKKLCELENGRLEIIIPAAWLHDFVIVPKDSPLRSKASRLSAEGAIEFLKSINYPHLYHSEIAHAIEGHSFSANIEVKSLEAQIIQDADRLDGLGAIGIARCFATAGLLKRPFYSTLDPFCEEREPDDSIFTIDHFYKKLFKTASTLKTKSGQTEGIRRVEVMKKYLNEFSMEIS